DNA from Streptomyces sp. NBC_01260:
CGGGTTCTACCTCGTCCCGGTCAACCACCACCTCGTCGGCCCCGAGATCGCCTGGATCGTCTCCGACTCCGGTGCCAAGGTGCTCATCGCCCACGAACGCTTCACGGCCGCCGCGACCGCCGCCGCCGAAGAGGCGAAACTGCCGGCGAGCCACCGCTACGGCGTCGGCAGGGTCGAAGGCTTCCGCCCGTACGCCGACCTGCTGGAGAACCGGCCGGTCTCACCCCCCGAGGGGCGCACCCTCGGCTGGGTCATGAACTACACCTCCGGCACCACGGGCCGGCCGCGCGGCATCCGGCGCCCGCTGCCCGGAAAGCTCCCCGAGGAGACCTACCTCGGCGGCTTCCTCGGCATCTTCGGCATCAAACCGTTCGACGGCAACGTCCATCTGGTCTGCTCACCGCTCTACCACACCGCGGTCCTCCAGTTCGCGGGAGCCGCCCTGCACATCGGCCACCCGCTGGTCCTGATGGACAAGTGGTCGCCCGAGGAGATGCTGCGGGCGATGGACACCCACCGCTGCACCCACACGCACATGGTCCCCACTCAGTTCCACCGCCTCCTCGCCCTCCCCGACGAGGTGAAGCGGGGGTACGACGTCACGGCGATGCGCCATGCCATCCACGGGGCGGCTCCCTGTCCCGACCACGTCAAACGGGCCATGATCGACTGGTGGGGCGAGTGCGTCGAGGAGTACTACGCGGCCAGCGAGGGCGGCGGTGCCTTCGCCACCGCCGAGGACTGGCTGCGCAAACCCGGCACCGTCGGCCGGGCCTGGCCGATCAGTGAACTCGCGGTCTTCGACGACGACGGCAACCGCCTCGCGCCCGGCGAGCTGGGCACCGTCTACATGAAGATGAGCACCGGCGGCTTCAGCTACCACAAGGACGAGGGCAAGACGAGGAAGAACCGCATCGGGGACTTCTTCACGGTGGGCGACCTCGGCGTCCTCGACGAGGAAGGCTTCCTCTTCCTCCGCGACCGCAAGATCGACATGATCATCTCGGGCGGGGTCAACATCTACCCCGCCGAGATCGAGAGCGCGCTGCTCACCCACCCCGCGGTCGCCGACGCCGCCGTCTTCGGCATCCCGCACGCCGACTGGGGCGAAGAGGTCAGAGCGGTTGTCGAAGCCGCGGAGGGGCACGAGGCGAGTGACGCGCTCGCCGCCGAGATCCTCGGCCACTGCGACGGGCAGCTCGCCGGGTACAAACGCCCCAAGACCCTCGGCTTCATCACGACGATGCCCCGCGACCCCAACGGCAAGCTGTACAAACGGCGTTTGCGCGAGCCCTACTGGGAGGGCCACGCCTGACGCCGCTCACGGGCCCGCGCACCCGCGCGGGCCCGTCGCGATCAGCCCCTGACCCTTCGGCGGGCCCGCCCGACATCCCGGCCGGTATCCAGACCCTTGACCGCCGGGCCCCGCCCGCACAGGATCACGCCATGACAGGTGTACGAAGCAGCACAGTGGACGGCGTCGTGACCCGCAGCGCACGGCGCACCCCCGAGCGCACCGCCCTGCGGTACGCCGACCGGACCTGGACCTACCGCGGGCTCGACGAGGCGGTCGGTACCGCGGCCGCCGTCCTCATGGACGGGCACGGGCTGCGCCCGGGGGACCGGGTGGCCGCCTACGCCCACAACTCCGACGCGTATCTGATCGGGTTCCTCGCCTGCGCCCGCGCCGGACTGGTCCACGTCCCGGTCAACCAGAACCTCACGGGCGAGGACCTCGCGTACGTCCTGGGCCAGTCCGGCAGCTCCCTGGTCCTCACCGACCCGGACCTCGCCGGCCGCGTCCCGGACGGATACGCCGTACGGGCGCTGCGCGACGCCCCGGACTCCCTCCTGGCCGAACTGGCCACGCCGCGCGCCTTCACACCCGGCCACGAACCGGGAGCGGACGACCTGGTCCAGCTGCTGTACACCTCGGGGACCACCGCGCTCCCCAAGGGCGCGATGATGACGCACGGCGCGCTCGTCCATGAGTACGTCAGCGCCGTCACCGCCCTCGACCTCCGCGCCGGCGACCGGCCCGTCCACGCCCTGCCGCTCTACCACTCCGCGCAGATGCATGTGTTCCTGCTGCCCTACCTCGCGGTCGGGGCCGAGAACACGGTCCTGGACTCCCCGGACGCGGGCCGCATCTTCGACCTCGTCGAGTCCGGACAGGCCGACAGTCTCTTCGCCCCGCCCACC
Protein-coding regions in this window:
- a CDS encoding acyl-CoA synthetase — protein: MNQPPNGFWAQATADPDRTVLIAPDGENWTAGRLHADANRMVHALRAAGLEEGDAFAVVLPNGVEFLTAYLAASQAGFYLVPVNHHLVGPEIAWIVSDSGAKVLIAHERFTAAATAAAEEAKLPASHRYGVGRVEGFRPYADLLENRPVSPPEGRTLGWVMNYTSGTTGRPRGIRRPLPGKLPEETYLGGFLGIFGIKPFDGNVHLVCSPLYHTAVLQFAGAALHIGHPLVLMDKWSPEEMLRAMDTHRCTHTHMVPTQFHRLLALPDEVKRGYDVTAMRHAIHGAAPCPDHVKRAMIDWWGECVEEYYAASEGGGAFATAEDWLRKPGTVGRAWPISELAVFDDDGNRLAPGELGTVYMKMSTGGFSYHKDEGKTRKNRIGDFFTVGDLGVLDEEGFLFLRDRKIDMIISGGVNIYPAEIESALLTHPAVADAAVFGIPHADWGEEVRAVVEAAEGHEASDALAAEILGHCDGQLAGYKRPKTLGFITTMPRDPNGKLYKRRLREPYWEGHA
- a CDS encoding acyl-CoA synthetase; amino-acid sequence: MTGVRSSTVDGVVTRSARRTPERTALRYADRTWTYRGLDEAVGTAAAVLMDGHGLRPGDRVAAYAHNSDAYLIGFLACARAGLVHVPVNQNLTGEDLAYVLGQSGSSLVLTDPDLAGRVPDGYAVRALRDAPDSLLAELATPRAFTPGHEPGADDLVQLLYTSGTTALPKGAMMTHGALVHEYVSAVTALDLRAGDRPVHALPLYHSAQMHVFLLPYLAVGAENTVLDSPDAGRIFDLVESGQADSLFAPPTVWIGLANHPDFARRDLAGLRKAYYGASIMPVPVLERLRGRLPALAFYNCFGQSEIGPLATVLGPDEHEGRMDSCGRPVLFVEAKVVDENGKDVPDGTAGEVVFRSPQLCSGYWDKPQESAEAFRDGWFHSGDLAVRDPEGYFTVVDRVKDVINSGGVLVASRQVEDALYTHPAVAEAAVVGLPDERWIEAVTAVVVLRDEATEAELIGHARERLAHFKAPKKILFVDELPRNASGKILKRELRDRFA